From one Desulfovibrio sp. JC022 genomic stretch:
- a CDS encoding response regulator, translating into MERNHILVVEDSLTQAVKLEYILFEKGFKVSLVSSGENALQFLEEKEVDLVISDVVMPGMDGYELCEKIRMNSRYNDVPVILLTSLSEPGDIIRGLKSGATNFVTKPYDEGFLLARIESVLKHKYFDAESSTEQEVDFEFQGVKHVLKADFSQVFHLLLATYENTLLQSRQLDIANRKLLAREEQLSSVLASMSAKIAVLDTNMKIIAANESWRGIFTPGTSEEALGGLDFKDAIFSSGCLRGSLTELVAGVHSVVDGKSKKFSYEYSFEQNGKPCWYLLEVTPMQGESGGAVASFIEITERKEMERELIEARDAAEKANRFKSRFLASMSHEIRTPLNAIIGMTDLTLRSELSAKQTEDLELVKISADQLLTLINDILDLSKVEARMLTLEEIDFSLGEAMRDVVRSMEQQAKDKGLALSIEVGADVPVAVCGDQGRLKQILYNLIGNSIKFTEYGGVFVQVSKLEDRKDAGEAVIQVSVRDTGVGIPDEKQEIVFKSFRQADDSTTRKFGGTGLGLAISRELVELMGGRIGVKSSEGYGSVFTFQVVLKYGDSSRLAYDSPAEPFANVSAASAVYSILLVEDNPINVLVATSLLEKMGHSVEVASNGLEAVSMLSGIDVDLVLMDLEMPEMDGFNASRCIRDGKAGDSVRNVPIVAMSAHAMAGVKDRCAKSGMNDYIAKPVQYVALREVILRTMNERSRVSVSVQESVPLSSKVIDPEKAQAMYQGDSSLYNELCGMFMSDVAGDIENFKEARESNKDSVARRIVHTLKSSCAAICAPRARDAAVLLEKALIKEDSQAVEELLARFEDEAAMVCKKLTD; encoded by the coding sequence GTGGAAAGAAATCATATTCTGGTCGTGGAGGACAGCCTCACCCAGGCGGTTAAGCTGGAATATATCCTATTCGAAAAGGGATTTAAGGTTTCCCTTGTGTCCAGCGGCGAAAATGCCCTCCAGTTTCTTGAAGAAAAAGAAGTTGATCTGGTTATCAGCGATGTGGTTATGCCCGGTATGGACGGGTACGAGCTGTGTGAAAAAATCAGGATGAACTCCCGTTACAATGATGTTCCGGTGATCTTGCTGACCAGTCTTTCCGAGCCTGGAGATATTATCAGGGGCCTAAAGAGCGGGGCAACAAATTTCGTAACCAAACCTTATGACGAAGGTTTTCTGCTCGCCCGTATAGAGTCGGTTCTCAAGCATAAATATTTTGATGCGGAAAGTTCCACTGAACAAGAAGTGGATTTTGAATTTCAGGGGGTCAAGCATGTTCTCAAGGCTGATTTCAGTCAGGTTTTTCATTTGTTGCTTGCGACCTATGAAAATACGCTCCTGCAATCTCGCCAGCTTGATATCGCCAATCGTAAATTGCTTGCCCGTGAAGAACAGCTGAGTTCTGTGCTGGCTTCTATGTCTGCAAAAATTGCTGTGCTGGACACGAATATGAAGATCATCGCTGCCAATGAATCGTGGCGGGGTATTTTCACACCCGGCACCAGTGAGGAAGCTCTGGGCGGTCTTGATTTTAAGGATGCAATATTTTCTTCGGGCTGCTTACGCGGTTCCCTTACCGAATTGGTTGCCGGGGTCCATTCTGTGGTGGATGGAAAGAGCAAAAAATTTTCCTATGAATATTCATTTGAGCAAAATGGTAAGCCATGCTGGTATTTGCTGGAAGTAACCCCCATGCAGGGGGAGTCCGGCGGGGCAGTGGCTTCTTTTATTGAGATTACCGAGCGCAAGGAGATGGAGCGGGAGCTCATCGAAGCCCGTGATGCAGCTGAAAAGGCCAACCGCTTCAAGTCTCGTTTTCTGGCTTCCATGAGTCATGAAATCCGTACCCCTCTTAATGCCATAATCGGTATGACTGACCTTACCCTGCGTTCAGAGCTTTCTGCAAAGCAGACTGAAGATCTTGAGTTGGTGAAAATTTCCGCTGACCAGTTGTTGACCCTTATTAATGATATTCTCGACCTCTCCAAGGTTGAGGCCCGCATGCTTACGCTGGAAGAGATTGATTTCAGTCTGGGCGAAGCTATGCGGGATGTGGTCAGAAGTATGGAACAGCAGGCCAAAGACAAGGGTTTGGCTCTGAGTATTGAGGTTGGTGCAGATGTGCCCGTTGCGGTCTGTGGTGATCAGGGCAGGTTGAAGCAGATCTTGTACAACCTGATCGGCAATTCCATTAAATTTACCGAATATGGCGGTGTTTTTGTTCAGGTCAGTAAACTTGAAGACCGTAAAGATGCCGGCGAAGCTGTGATTCAGGTTTCTGTGCGTGATACCGGGGTCGGAATTCCTGACGAGAAACAGGAAATAGTTTTCAAGAGTTTTCGGCAGGCCGATGACTCCACTACCCGCAAGTTCGGTGGAACCGGGCTGGGCCTTGCTATTTCACGCGAGCTTGTGGAACTGATGGGCGGTCGTATCGGAGTTAAGAGTTCCGAGGGATACGGCAGTGTTTTTACTTTTCAGGTGGTTCTCAAATATGGGGATTCCAGCAGACTTGCATATGATAGCCCTGCTGAGCCTTTTGCTAATGTCTCAGCTGCTTCTGCCGTATATTCAATTCTTCTGGTTGAGGATAATCCCATCAACGTGCTTGTGGCTACCAGCCTGCTTGAGAAGATGGGACATTCCGTGGAGGTGGCCTCCAACGGTCTGGAAGCTGTCAGTATGCTTTCAGGAATTGATGTGGATCTTGTGCTTATGGATCTGGAGATGCCTGAAATGGATGGCTTTAATGCTTCACGGTGTATTCGTGACGGTAAAGCCGGGGATTCTGTTCGCAATGTTCCCATTGTGGCAATGTCCGCCCATGCCATGGCGGGTGTTAAGGACAGGTGTGCCAAGTCCGGAATGAATGATTATATTGCCAAGCCGGTGCAGTATGTTGCTTTGCGGGAAGTAATTTTAAGGACAATGAACGAGCGTTCCAGAGTTTCCGTATCTGTGCAGGAATCTGTTCCTTTGTCCAGCAAAGTAATTGACCCTGAGAAAGCGCAAGCCATGTATCAGGGGGACAGTTCATTGTATAATGAATTGTGCGGTATGTTCATGAGTGATGTGGCTGGTGATATTGAAAATTTCAAGGAAGCCCGTGAAAGCAATAAGGATTCTGTTGCCAGAAGGATAGTCCATACCCTTAAAAGCAGTTGTGCGGCTATTTGTGCCCCCCGTGCCCGTGATGCAGCCGTCTTGCTGGAAAAGGCATTGATAAAAGAAGATTCTCAAGCTGTTGAAGAGTTACTCGCCAGATTTGAAGATGAGGCTGCCATGGTGTGTAAAAAGCTGACTGATTAG